In Miscanthus floridulus cultivar M001 chromosome 8, ASM1932011v1, whole genome shotgun sequence, the sequence aagttgctcaattttagtagatagttcaacattgagattaggaaagttctcatattgttcaagcaaagtttgtATGCTTCTTAttaactatctagcttttcttttaattttccgagcttcttttgttgactagtgtaaactttagcataattaagattttgttgcataattttgTCATAAAAAGGCATTTCATCATATCTATCACTcttactagaggatgagctttcgttaccttgtaccataaggcacacacgagaagagcttgatgatgagtgcttgcggcttcgtctcttgtgatggtgtttttcttcacttgaagaatcatcccatgaccttattgatgtgagggcttggttcttgcatgccttcttctttgtcttgggtgtgggcttgtttggacaaacttccacaaagtgccccaactcgccgcatccatagcatcctctctttctttgctcatttctttgattggtgaaaatgagatcttgaatttggatgggtactcccttgacattgagcctttggatcatcttctccaccttgttgataagtttgattgattcttcatcaaggtcagaggtggaggaggaagattgatcatcatcacttgaatcatcatcatcatcctcatcttcttcttcatcttcacttgaggagcttgagcttgagcttgagcttgtctcaactgtcttgcccttcatcttctttttctcgctacatgcgagagcttttcctttgctcgatgaagaggcttcgtcTTGACCTATCTTatgtgatatttcaaatgccactatcttgtcaatgactatgtccggggtcatggtgctcaagttctccatattgtgaaggatggtgatgatgcttgcatatttcttttgtggtagcatggagatgatctttctcatgatgtccgcatcatctagctttgttaatcctattgaatggagctcattgataattagattcaaacgagaatacatatcacgaacaagctcatcatcattcattgtaaaagaatcataattttgtttagctagacaatatttttgctcacggacattagatgtgccgtcatagagctcttgaagttttaaccaaatttcatgtgccatatttaaagtgaacacttagtTAAACATAtctatgctaaatgattcaaacaagcaattcttggctctagcattgaaatgaatttcctattcttcactctttgtgggtttatcgggattcttgatgggttttatcccgtcacgagtgactctctaaactcccaaatcaaccgcctcaatgtagcaagccattctagctttataatagggaaagttagtgccatcaaattgcggaggcctagaggtatccatcctaatcactctaaatagcgtcggctcaacgacggttaagccaaaggtccaaattgagccaaccagttctgataccacttgtaggggaccgtgacgcctaagaggggcggtgaattaggcaacttaaaattctaactctaaactatggcctcttttactACCCttaacaaaacctatgcaaaagataaactatctaaatgtacaactatggttttgctagtgtgttgctatctctaccgcaaaagtagtaatacaaacaatgtaaatgcggaagctaaagattaaggtagagatatgcaaattcctatcgacgacttcggtatttttaccgaggtatcgagaagcacgtaaggttccccctagtcctcgttggagctcctcgcaaggaatccctcgcaagaacCAAgttctcggtcgggtaactctgtggatagcctcgggccttccccatgcgcaagtgggtctccgacgtgcctttcggcaagcctctcctggatgctccccgccgtcttcactatcaagcttccatcCGAAACgacgcgggccttgttccctccggtacacggtggtggccataccacaaatgcggttggtgtgatctcacaagactacaagcccctccaatgtataacaatggtgcgcgtaagcaccgagtggtaagagatatgcaaacctcactaaacactagacctaaacctagagcaattgcaaaagcggtggtctaatcaacctaagcacttcgcaaagtacctatgctaatcacctaatgaatcactaagcactatgcaagtggagatcactaaaatggtgtatcaacatccttgatatgttttctcagctccacacacttcaaatggccggttggcaggtctatttataagccccactaagaaagtagctgttggggacgaaatcccacttttctgctactgaccggatgctgatcatgtcctgaccagacgcgtctggtcgtcccgaccgttggagccgcgatcaactgatcggacgctgccagcgtccggtcacatgccaccggacatgtccgatcgtatttttgccgctctggaacctctctgtactcgaccggactctgatgtcctacgtctggtcgatttacttgttcagcgtccggtcgctgctgctgccaAGCCTCTTGATCGGGGCATCCGGTCACTGTTGAAAGctcaagtttggttttggtgaattgatgaaatcttaagtgctaacctagtttatcaagtgatcataagataggtagcacattccaagtggtgaagcaaataaagatcatgacatgatgatggtgattccatggtgatgatcaagtgcttggacttgaaaagaagaaagagaaaaataaaaggctcaaggcaatggtataagttgtaggagccattttatttcggtgatcaagacacttagcgagtgtgatcacatttaggatcgatagccatactattaagaggggtgaaactcgtatcgaaatacggttaccaaagtgccactagatgctctaactcattccatatgcatttaggatctagtggagtgctaacacccttgaaaacatttgtgaaaatatgctaacacatatgcacaaggtgatacacttggtggttggcacatttgagcaagggttaggaatttcaccggcagagtgttcgcccgtagagtgcagatagtctgacggtgccaccgacgccctgtatagaaaagacagattttcacagagtgcaccggacgctggtcacgtagtgaccggacgctggggcctGCGTCCGATTAGTGGAAGCAGTGAAAAcgttggcgtcggtcttcgaccggacgctgggtcacttcatgatgGGGTGCTagctgggtgcgtccggtcccacTGATGTCGCTGCATAGAGGAtatgttgagtgaccggacactgggtgagtccgatcgagcatgaccggacacgtccggtcgtgaattttcgcgaatggaaccttactagaaatgactggacgctgaggtcctgcgtccgatcacttcgaagcagcgcgtccggtcacaacttaaatgtactgatgaccgttgagatcgggcgatcaacgtttgaagcaggtgccacgtggcatgcatcgcgtgaccggacgctggggtctagcgtccggtcgatctgaccgacgCGTCCAGTCGCCCCAATTTTTAGTAGACTAAggatccaacggctctatttcgtgggggcttctatattaagccccatggccggctcaagctcactctcttggccatttgcattgacatagaaaccttgtgagcttagccaaagccctcccactcatctccatcattgatccatcatcattgtgagattgggagagaatccaagtgcattgcttgagtgattgtatctagaggcacttggtattcgtgtttcgctacgggattcacttgtttctcttggtggttgccaccacctagatggcttagagcagcgaggatcgttgagcggatgttggtgattgtcttcggcttcgatcatggtgattgtgaggggtcttgtgtcttcccggtggagcgccgaaaggtaactctagtggattgctcatgtcattgagttacctcacttgtgggtaggttcttgtggtgtcccattgtgtggacgaggttcgtgcaacacctcttagccgccaaaccaccaagtgttggtcgccacaatggggactagcgtgccggcaagcacgtgaacctcgggagaaaaattggttatctcttgtcctttggtattctcccggtgattgatttagtattcatcttgtgatttgttcactcctctacatggcggtataatcaccctactcactcatttatattcttgcaaactagttgtagcaagctctttagtgtaattagaattaagagcttgctttgttgttataagttcatctagtggagatctttagtgtagcaagtgtgagagctcttagtgagtagtgacatagcaaattatgtgtctagagatcatagcaactagaattatttgataggtggcttgcaacccttgtagagttagagcaagtttgtatttcgctatttgttatactaatcaaattgctctatttgatttgtagatttttaaataggctattcatcccctctagctatattaggacctttcaactgtgcTACCTGTGTTCGGTGCAGCGTCTAGTtatctctgtgagctcgtttctttgcgatcttgcatccggcttggttcctatcttcgtacttggactttgcttgatatcttggggtcttgcttatggtgttgatcatcggatcatcacgtcgccttcgtccaaatcacgtcttgcaccttattgaactacaaaacaattacttgcaaattcattagtccaatttagttgtgttggtccttaaacactaaaatccaaagtaaatgggtcttgggtccattttccttacagtgaGTCGGAAGTCAGAACCAAAGATGGTTGTGGTCATTGATCAGGGAGGCTCTGAATCAATGCTAGTtatagggcgtgtttggttgcccGCATAAGGGCAAACCAGGCTCTCCGGATGCAGCCTGCTCATGTTTGGTTCCCTGGCCACCCTCCCGACCCAGGCTCCGCTCGTGCAAAAGCCCTCTCCTGGCCTGGCTCGCGAGGAACGCCCAAATCGGCCGTTTTTCTTCATCCTGGCTCGCTCCATGCTCCCGCGAGCTCGCGCGCCTGGCGATTCGGTGCGCGGGGAGATGGCACGAAGATCCTAGGGTTACCTCCCCCGTTCCCGCCATTCATCGCCTATATATCTTCCCTcccgccgcctccctctcttcttcttcttgtcgctCCCCGTCTACGCCGCCGGTAAgctccacctcctcttcctcctcccctcggTGTTCTTGATGGATTCGTGGCCTCCTAATGCCTACCCCATATCTCGATTTGTTGCAGGTGCCGTGGATTTGCGTCCTCTCGAAGCAAGTGAGTTTTTTCCCTCCTCTTTCTCCATTTTTCTGTGTGATTTGAAACCCTAGGTCACCATTGTTTGTTGATCTCGCTGCAGGCACACCAGATCTGATTTCTTGGCTGTTATTGCGGTATGGATCCTTGTTCTTAGGTCttattttgttttcttgtttttttcaAGTAAAAATCCTATTTTGTGTATGCTAATCCTCTTTTCTTTGCTTGTGTGCTTGTAGAtctgagctccctcacctgctagGTTGGGCTTTTGCTGGTGCTACTGCTTGTTGACGTGGGTATTTTGTATATCTACTCCCCCTCTCGCCTCCCCCCTAATCTGTACCATGCGATAGTGAGTCCTGCGTTCTTGGATTTGGATGCATGTCCTACTTTGTGAGATTATGAGCAAGTATATGAAGTTGCCATTTTGTCTGAGCTATTGTCCAAGTCTGTGATGATTCCTTTTGTCCTGAGCTATTGCCTTAGTCTATGATGATGCCTTTTTTCTGAGCTATTGCCCTagtctgtgatgatgaaagtcttattTTTAGCATGTTCTAGTATATGATGAATCCTTTTTCTAAGCTTTTGTCCAAGTCCATGATGATGACATTGTCATTCTGAGCATTTGTCCTtaaattccattcattttttctagATGGACTTGGAAGAGAAGAGACGCATTCTTTTTGCTCGTGCTGCTGCTCTTATCACTGCTATGTATTCCCTGCTGTTTGCTAGACTTAGAATGCTATAGAGTCAGCGGCCTCAGATCAGTTATGGTCCAATGAGCATTAGGGATGAGGAGCGCCAAAGGAACTTGAACTTAATTTACAACTACAATGATATAGAGTGTGTGAACATGCTTAGAATGAGAAGGGCACCCTTTTTTAGTTTGTGCAACTTGCTTAGGGAGAAGAAGCTACTTGCTGACAACATAAATTCTTGTGTTGAAGAGCAAGTTGCaatgtttctccatattgttGGTCATAACCAACGATTTAGAGTTGTAAAGCAAAACTGGAGAAGGTCTATAGAGACAGTCCACCACCATTTTAAAGATGTGTTGTATGctattggtaagcttagacaagAGATGATTAGACCTCCAAGCAATGAGACACCAGTAAAGATTAGCAACAGCCATAGATGGTATCCTTACTTTAAGGTAAAAAAAACCTGTCATATAGCTGCTAGGATATTGTTGCATTAGCTCATGTCAATTTACTATGCAATTTTGGATGCCATGTAGGACTGCATTGGGGCCATTGATGGGACTCATGTATTTGCCAAAGTTCCAGCCAAGATGCAAGCTGCATTTAGGGGTAGAAAGAATGCCCCCACACAAAATGTGCTAGCAGCAGTTAGCTTTGACTTGAAATTTACCTATGTGCTGGCTGGTTGGGAGGGATCAGCTCATGATGCCACAATTCTTGCTGATGCATTACAGAGAGAGGATGGGTTGAGGGTTCCACCAGGTAATTAAATCAACTGTGATAATAAGAAGCAAATGTAACTGCAAAATGATGAATCTAATTGAACTCCACATTTGTTTTAGGCAAATTCTTCTTAGTAGATGCTGGATATGCTTGTCGGCCTAGATTTCTTCCTCCTTATCGAGGTTGTAGGTACCATCTTAAAGAATATGGGAATAGGAACTACCCAACCAACCCAAAAGAGTTGTATAATTTGAGGCACTCTAGTTTGAGAGTAACTGTAGAAAGGGCATTTGGGGCTCTGAAGAATCGTTTTCGCATCATTGACACCAACAAACCATTCCATCGCTTGAGGACACAAATCAAGCTTGTGCTTGCATGTTGTATAATGCATAACTGGATCCTTAGTTTTGGGGTTGATGAGGTTATTCCAGAAGAGTTCTCTTGGGTACCAAATGACACAAATAGTCAGCCCCATCCTGCTCATATGGATGACAATGCTGCCTGGGCACTTCAAAGGGATGAATGTGCTAATCACATGTGGGCTAATAGGGGTCTTTCTAGAATCTAGAGTTCTATTATGTATCATTAAGTTgcctgtaatttattttattcatGGACAAATGTTGTTTTTTTCCTGTGAttctacacttgatctgagactttgggcaatagcaatgatgtttttttctgtaatactacacttgatctgagactttgggcaatagcaatgatgtttttttttctgtgatactacacttgatctgagactttgggcaatagcaatgatgttttttttctgtgatactacacttgatctgagactttgggcaatagcaatgatgtttttttttgtgatactacacttgatctgagactttgggcaatagcaatgatgttttttttctgtgatactacacttgatctgagactttgggcaatagcaatgatgttttttttctgtgatactacacttgatctgagactttgggcaatagcaatgatgttttttttctgtgatactacacttgatctgaggctttgggcatgtgcaatgatgttttttctatgatactacacttgatctgaggctttgggcatgtgcaatgatgtttttttctgtgatactacacttgatctgaggctttgggcatgtgcaatgatgtttttttctgtgatactacacttgatctgaggctttgggcatgtgcaatgatgtttttttctgtgatactacacttgatctgaggctttgggcaatgtgcaatgatgttttttctgtgatactacacttgatctgaggctttgggcatgtgcaatgatgtttttttctgtgatactacacttgatctgaggctttgggcatgtgcaatgatgtttttttctatGATACAAAACACCTGTGCTGAGGCtctgggcatgtgcaatgatgaatTAGGCTATGGCTGAGGAGATGATGGCTGCTGATGAGCTTGTGTTCCCTGGACTGGATGGTGGTCTTTTGGCTGGTGACAATGTGGTTGCTGGGGATGATGTGACTGGTTTCATACCAGCATCACAGGAACCTGCTCAGCAGAGGACCTCTCTGAGGTGGACTGAGCCCATGTCTGCCTTTGTGCTGAAGCAGATGTGCCAGCTCATTACCACTGGAGTGAGGACTGATAAGGGCTTCAAAGAAGTGCACCTGAACAAGGTGGCAAAGGCCCTGCAAGAGTTCTGTGGTCATGAAGTTAGTGGTACCCAGGTGTACAACCACctgaggaagtggaggcagaggTGGGTGAAACTGTCCAAGCTGAGGGACCTTAGTGGAGCTCAGTGGGATGAGGACAACTGCATGATTGTTCTTGAGGAGGAACACTACAATGGTCATACCAAGGTGAGCAAGAACCTGTGATACTACAACTTGATTTGTTAGATGACTCTTTGAAATATTTTGTCATTATGGCTAACAAGGGACAGTTCATTATGCAGGACCACCCCAATGATGCTCCACTGCTCAACAAGCCCATACAACACtacaagcagatgatggtcatctttGCCAATGGTCAGGCAACAGGCAAGTGGGCTATGGGCTCCAATGAGCCACTTGGCACACCATCTGACTGTGCTGAGAGCTCACTGAAGACTGAGATCCTGAACAGTGGCAAGACTGTGACTCCTGAGGATACCAAGAGTGAGGGAGGAGTTGGTAACAAGAGGAAGAGAT encodes:
- the LOC136474097 gene encoding uncharacterized protein gives rise to the protein MAEEMMAADELVFPGLDGGLLAGDNVVAGDDVTGFIPASQEPAQQRTSLRWTEPMSAFVLKQMCQLITTGVRTDKGFKEVHLNKVAKALQEFCGHEVSGTQVYNHLRKWRQRWVKLSKLRDLSGAQWDEDNCMIVLEEEHYNGHTKDHPNDAPLLNKPIQHYKQMMVIFANGQATGKWAMGSNEPLGTPSDCAESSLKTEILNSGKTVTPEDTKSEGGVGNKRKRSMLAEEDVVLFTGMAEAVKDVADAIRSTKVEDSHPELYGAVMFVPGFTEEALMCAYGHLLDNKALGSAFVKMSDSHRELWLRTYLAKHYYM